In the genome of Aerosakkonema funiforme FACHB-1375, the window CGGAGACATTTATTTCGCACAAATTGAGCAGTCCTAATTGCTTCATCAATGGCTTGGTATTGAGTTGTTTTCCCTTGAGCTTTAAATTCTAAAACTATCATTTGACTCGGAAAACCTCTACGTCAATTAGTTTAACGCAATTCGAGTCTAAACGGAAATCGAGACGGCGACTAAAGTCGCTTATCGACTTATCCCCATGTCTAAAGCCAGGGGCTTGCGTCTCGCTTTTCGGTCAGCGCTTATCTCAATTTTATAGGTAACGGCTAGAGCGTCGGGAACAGGGAGAATGGGAGAAATATGAAAGACAATTTCTCCCGTTCTCCCCCTCCCCCGCTCTCCCGTTCTCCCCCTCTCCCTCTTCCCCTAGCCCCTAACCCCTAACCCCTAACCCCTCTAAAAGGGATTGAACTGCAACGAGAAATACAATCCCTTTTCCTGCAAAGTCCTTTCCTCACCACCGAGATCGATCAGGGGGATACCGTAATCTATACGAGCTCGCATCCGATCGCCCATTTGCCACTGTACCCCCACACCGACAGATGCTAGGTTATTGGTTTCTGGATTGACTCTGCCAGAACTGTTCCATACTTTACCGACATCCACAAACGGAATGACTTGCAAAAGACCGCGCCCTTCCGAGAGGCGATAAATGGGAAAGCGGACTTCCGCAGAAGCAAAAACGCCATTATCCGTGAGTAAGGCGTCTTGACGATATCCGCGCACGCTTTCAAAACCACCCAAACCAAACTGCTCTAATGGTAAAAGAGCGCGATCGGCTAACTGCATATCTGCACGCAGCAACAGCAAAGGGGAATTAGTCGTATCTCTTCCTCGTCCTCCCAGCAGACGCAACCATTGCGCCTGTCCCCGCCAACCGACAAATCGGCTATCTGGATAGCTTTCGTTAATCGAGGCGTCAAAAGCACCTATGCCAAAATTGAACTGCGATCGAGCGGCGAATACAGATTGACTGCTTCGCTGCGTCCATTCTTGGAAAACCCGGATCGCCGAAATGCGCGTGCGCCCCTCGTCATCCGCACCGGGAGAAAGCTGGAAAGGCTCATCTAAAAGGAAAGTCTTGCTTTCTCGCCGAGAAGCGGTCACACCCACGGCGAATTCTTGAGTAGGAGTTTGAATAATTGGTTGGCGGTATGTCAGTTCGTAGTCGCGGGAAGCCGCCTCAATATCAACTTGGTCGAAAGGTTCTTCGATGATACTGCTTTTTGTGTAACCAAAGCTGAAACGGAGGGTGCCGTTACGGGCGTTGATGGGATAAGTATAGCTGGCATCGAATTCGTGACTGCCGGTAGTATTGGCATAGGACAAGGCCAAAGCATCTCCCTGTCCCAGCAAGTTAGCTTCGGTAAACGCCACTCCTCGCCGTAAAGTACCCACGCTAGGCGAACGACCGTTATCGAAAGTGATCTGAAGGTCTTCGGTTGGGGCTGGTCGTACTGTCACTTCCAGTACACTAGATCCGGGACGCGATCCCGCTGAAAGTTCTGCGGAAATATTTCTGATTAAGGGATTGAGTTGCAGCAGTTGCAGAGATTGCAGCAGGCGGTTGACATTCAGCGGCTTATCTGCACCCAAGGCAACCCGCGATCGCACATAGTTAGCATTCAACCGCCCAGTACCGGTAACTCGGATTTCTTCCACAACACCTTCCACCACCTGAATCTTGACAACGCCGCCGTTGAGTGCTTGGGGTGGAATAAAAGCACCAGATGTGATGTATCCCTTGCTGACGTACAGTTGCGTTACCGCAGAACGCGCTTGCAGCAGCTGGGCAAAGGAAACATCGCCCAGAAATGGTTTAGTAACTTCAGCTAATTCTCGATCGCTCAAGGCTGTATTGCCCTCGAACTCGAACCGTTCCACTTTGATGGTACTGGGAAGGTCACTGGGGGCAGGTTCTGTAGGTGCCGTATTTGAGGGAGTTGATGGTTGCAGCAGTTCGGAAGGTGGTGGTAGCGGTGCGGGCGTTGGTAGTGGCGGTAAAGGCGGCGGTGTTGGCGGAGTGGGAAGCACCGGATTCGGTACTTGGCTGGGATTTGGTGTCAGAGTCTGTGCTTTCAGCCCTTCAGCGTACAAACTGCCGATTAAGGCTACCAGACTTAAGGCGAGATAGGATGCAGCGTTAGAAGGTAAAAGCGTTCCCAAGGTTTGCCCGGTTACGGCGGCAAAAGGCAAAAGAGAAAGATTTTGTTTTTCTTTTGTCTTGTTAGTTTCCTTAAGTTTTAAGTTTTTAGTGTGGTTTTTGGGGTGCATTGCAAAAAGCTGGTATTACTTCTGGACTATAAATGTAACGGTAGGCACCTTCAACAGGGAATTTTAATTCTTCCTTGGAGTTTATCATCATTGACTTTCTACCATTAAAGCCAGAAATAAAGCTTTACTGCCAGTAGGATCGGGAATATGCAATAAGATACGTAAAAATTTTCGCTCGTTGCTATTTTCTGTGTCGATCGCCCTTTTATTGCCTTGAGGGTTGAGTGTATAATTTATTCCCACACTCGCAAAAGCGAACGGTTGCGCTGTAGCAGGCGTAGCTGACTGCTAATCGGAAAATCGAAACACACCCAGCAATCTCGCAGCGTTCCACAACTTGCCCGCTCAAAAATACAGAATAATTTGCAGTCAGCTTAGCACAAGTAATTTTTTACAACCCTCGCGGGTTTCTAGGCAATATGGGCAAGTTTGATGGCCCCAGCGGTGGCGTTTGGGGTACGGGAATAGGCCGATCGAGCAGCGGTGAAGTTCTGCGGGGCGCTACACTGGAAGGGTAAAAATCCTGTGGGCGATCGCTCCCATCAATGCAGGTTCTCATCACTTGCGACACAGAAATATCCACTTCCCTATGCAATCCCACCACGCAATCAGCAAAGCGCACCGGTAACAAACTGCGGCGGCAATTATCCAAAACGTCTGGAGCCGATGCGTTTTGAGTGCGGTTGCTGATATTTACCACGCAGGTTGCCAGGTCGCGGGGTCGTCGCACCGTCACGCAAGTGGAAAGGGCATCCACCGCCGCAATGTTCGTTTGCTGATTTATCCCCATAACGCATCTGGTTAAATCTTCCGGATACAGCGATGCTGCACAGGCGTCTGCCGCTACCGCTGCGGGTATATCCGCACGCACCATCTCGTAGGCACATCTTCGGAACTCGTTCCGCGTCACTGCTCCAGCCGGATTGCTGGGTATAGCGTAAGGCAATAAACACAGTGTCGCCAAGG includes:
- a CDS encoding ShlB/FhaC/HecB family hemolysin secretion/activation protein — encoded protein: MHPKNHTKNLKLKETNKTKEKQNLSLLPFAAVTGQTLGTLLPSNAASYLALSLVALIGSLYAEGLKAQTLTPNPSQVPNPVLPTPPTPPPLPPLPTPAPLPPPSELLQPSTPSNTAPTEPAPSDLPSTIKVERFEFEGNTALSDRELAEVTKPFLGDVSFAQLLQARSAVTQLYVSKGYITSGAFIPPQALNGGVVKIQVVEGVVEEIRVTGTGRLNANYVRSRVALGADKPLNVNRLLQSLQLLQLNPLIRNISAELSAGSRPGSSVLEVTVRPAPTEDLQITFDNGRSPSVGTLRRGVAFTEANLLGQGDALALSYANTTGSHEFDASYTYPINARNGTLRFSFGYTKSSIIEEPFDQVDIEAASRDYELTYRQPIIQTPTQEFAVGVTASRRESKTFLLDEPFQLSPGADDEGRTRISAIRVFQEWTQRSSQSVFAARSQFNFGIGAFDASINESYPDSRFVGWRGQAQWLRLLGGRGRDTTNSPLLLLRADMQLADRALLPLEQFGLGGFESVRGYRQDALLTDNGVFASAEVRFPIYRLSEGRGLLQVIPFVDVGKVWNSSGRVNPETNNLASVGVGVQWQMGDRMRARIDYGIPLIDLGGEERTLQEKGLYFSLQFNPF